CCAGGTGTTCGGCGAGGTCGGCGGTGTCGGTGAAGCCGGCGAACTTCGCCTCCGGCTTCTCGGCCCGCATCTCGGGACTGACCAGCGCCTTGATGACCAGGATCGCAGCCGCGGCGGTGGGCTCGCCGTCCGGGGAGGTGGTCTCCTTCTTGAAGGAGTCGGCCATGGCGAGGGTCCACGCCTCGGTGGCGGCCTTGGCCGCCGCGTAGGCGGCGCCGCCGGCGGTGGGCTTGTGCGCGGCCGCGGCGGAGATCATCGCGTAGCGCCCGGCGGGGCTGCGGACCAGCGCGGGCTGGAAGGCCAGCGAGGTGTGCTGGAGGGTGCGCACGACGGTGTCGTGCAGGAAGTCCCAGTCGTCCAGGCGGGAGTCGAAGAAGGTCTTGCTGCCGCGCCAGCCGCCCACCAGGTGGAACAGGCCGTCGACGTGGCCGTGCTCGGACTCCAGGTGGTCGGCCCAGTCGTGGACCTCCTGCGGGTCGAGCAGGTCGATGACCTGGCCGCTGACCTTGGCTCCGCGGACCGCCACCCGGGTGGCGTCCAGGGCCGACTCCAGGCGGTGGGCGTCGATGTCGGCGCCGATCACGGTGGCGCCGTCGGCGGTGAGGCGGCGCAGCACCGCGCGGCCGGCCGGGCCGCTGGCTCCGGCGACGGCGATGACCTTGCCGGCCAGCGGGGCGTTGGTGGAGGTGGTCACGCGGCGACTCCCTGGATACCGGCGCCGGTGATGCCGGCGGTGGCGGCGATGACGCCGCGGAGCTTCTTGGACAGGGCCTCGTAGAACATGCTCAGCGGGAACTCGTCCGGGAGCACGGCGTCGCACAGGGCCTTGTTGAGGGCCTTGCCGTCGATGAGGTCGAGCGGCAGGGCCTCGGGGCCCTTCGCCCAGGTGGAGGCCGGGTGCGGGGTGAGGTAGCGGGAGACCAGCTGGTAGGCGGCGATCCAGTGGGCCGGCTTGGGCCGGTCGATGCCGTCGCGGTACAGGGTCTCGATCTCGCCGCAGAGCGCGTTGGTGACCTGCTGGGCGCGGTCCCAGTCGATGCTCAGGCGGTTGTCGCGCCAGCGCAGCGCGTCGTGCTTGTGCAGGTAGGCGAAGAGCAGCTGGCCGCCGAGGCCGTCGTAGTTGCGCACGCGGTCGCCGCTGACCGGGAAGCGGAACAGGCGGTCGAAGAGGATCGCGTACTGGACGTCGCGGGCGTGCGGGTTGCCCTCGCCCTCCAGCTTCACCGCCTCCTTGAAGGTGGTGAGGTCGCAGCGGAGCTCCTCCAGGCCGTACATCCAGAACGGGCTGCGCTGCTTGATCATGAAGGGGTCGAACGGCAGGTCGCCGTGGCTGTGGGTGCGGTCGTGGACCAGGTCCCACAGGACGAAGGTCTCCTGCGCGCGCTGCTGGTCCTGCAGCAGGCCCTCGGCGTCGGCCGGGATCTCCAGGCCGAGCTGCTGGACGGCGCTGGTGGTGACGGCGCGGAAACGGGCCGCCTCGCGGTCGCAGAAGATGCCGCCCCAGGTGAACCGCTCCGGCGCCTTGCGCACGGCGACGGTCTCGGGGAAGAGGACGGCGGAGTTGGTGTCGTAGCCGGCGGTGAAGTCCGTGAAGGTGATCGGCACGAACATCGGGTTGTCGAAGCGGGTGCGCTCCAGCTCGGCCAGCCAGTCGGGCCACACGACGCGCAGCAGGACGGCTTCCAGGTTGTGGTCCGGGTTGCCGTTCTGGGTGTACATCGGGAAGACGACCAGATGCTCCAGGCCGTCCTCGCGCTGGTCGGCGGGCTGGAAGGCGAGCAGCGAGTCGAGGAAGTCGGGCTCGCGGTAGCCGGTGTCGGCCCACTTCGCGAGGTCGGCGTCGACGGCGGCCAGGTAGGCGGCGTCGTGCGGGAAGTTCGGGGCGAGTTCCTCGATGGCGCTGCGGACGGTGGCGACCAGCGGGTCGACGGTGTGCCGCTGGACGGCGGCCAGGTCGATCGAGCCGTCCTTGGACTGCAGCGGGCGCAGTGTCTCGACGGCCTCCTTCAGGCGCAGCCAGGCCGGGTGGCCGGCGAGGGTCGAGACCGGGGCGACGGCCGCCGCAGCGAGCCTTGGCGAAAGATTCTGCATCGTGGACTCACTTCGACAGGAGTTATTTCAACGAGGACACCATAAGTACGAAAGGTTCTCCCGTTCAAGGGGGCCCGGACAGGCAAAGCTGCGGCGCACTGCCGCTCCGGCCCGAAAACCTTCGCCGACAGGCCGGTTGTCCGGCATGTGGACAGTGATCTGGATGTTCTGGACAGATGCGCCGCTCTGATGCGAACCTCCCCGCATGTTCCCGGCGGTGATCACGGTGGCCGTACGCCACAACAGCCCGGTCCGGGTGCCCTCGCATCGGCACGTCGGCTGTCGCTGTCGCGCGCGCGGACTCTGCTGCCGCTGCTGTCGCTGCCGCCGCTGTTGTTGATCCGGCCGACGCCCCCAGCCGGACGGCGCCGCGGACGTGGACCCGTACGCCGACCATGCCGTGTGTGTTCCGGCGCCGCCACCGGGGGAAGTGATCCGCCGGGCCCCGGCCGACCAGGCCGCCCCGTCGCGCTGCTCGTGCCGCCCGCAGCTCCCGTCCCGCTCTCCTTGCCCGGTCCTTCCTTCCTCATGGAGCCCCGCATGACCCTCCGCAAGCCGTCCGTCGCACTGCCCCTCGTCGCTCTGGTCGCCGCCGCCGCACTGAGCGCGTGCGCCCCGCAGGACTCCACGTCCGACGCCGCCTCCGGCGCCTCGGGTGCGGCCGGCACGGCGGCGGGCTGCGCGCCGGGCGCGCTGGGTACCCGTACGGCCGGGACGCTGACCGTCGGCACCGACAAGCCCGCGTACGACCCGTGGTTCTCCGAGGACAAGCCGGAGAACGGCAAGGGCTTCGAGTCCGCCGTGGCCTACGCGGTGGCGGAGAAGCTGGGCTACCCCAAGGACAAGGTCAGTTGGGTGGTCGCGCCGTTCGGCAAGGCGACCGCGCCGGGCGCCAAGGACTTCGACTTCGACATCAACCAGGTGTCGATCAGCGACGAGCGCAAGCAGGCGGTGGACTTCTCCTCCGGCTACTACGACGTGCGCCAGGCCGTCATCGCGCTGAAGAACTCCAAGGCGGCGGGCGCCAGGACCATCGCCGACCTCAAGGGCGCCAAGCTCGGCGCTCAGGTCGGCACCACCAGCCTGGACACCATCACCAACACCATCAAGCCGAGCAGCCAGCCGGCCGTCTTCGACTCCAACGACTTGGCCAAGGCCGCGCTGAAGAACGGCCAGGTCGAGGCCCTGGTGGTGGACCTGCCGACCGCCTTCTACATCACCGGCGCCGAGGTGCCCGAGGCCCAGGTGGTCGGCCAGTTCGAGTCGGCCTCGCAGGGCGAGCAGTTCGGCCTGGTGCTGGACAAGGGCTCCAAGCTGACCGGCTGCGTGTCGCAGGCGGTGGACGCGCTGCGTGCGGACGGCACGCTGGCGAAGCTGGAGAAGCAGTGGCTCTCCGACGCAGTCTCGGCACCGGTGCTGAAGTGAGCGCTGACATGAGCCCCGGACTGAGCGGGGACTTGGGCGGGGACTTGGGCGAGGGCGTGGGCGGGGGCGTGGGCGCGGAGGTCGCGCACGGTGCGAAGGGCCGGCCCCTGGACGACGGCTACCGCCCGTCCGAGCGGCGGCTGGCCCACGAGGCGTACCGGCGCGCCCGGGCCCGACGGTCGGCGCTGATCGCCGCCGCCTCCACCCTGGCGACGGCCGTCGCGCTCTACCTGCTGATCGTCAACTCCCCCGGCTGGGAGGTGACTCGGCGGACCTTCTTCAACCTCGACTATGCCCGCCGGGCGTTTCCCGAGGTGCTGAAGGGGCTTCGGCTCAACCTGGAGCTGATGCTCGGCTGCGGGGTCCTGATCCTGGTGTTCGGTCTGCTGCTGGCGGTACTGCGGACGCTGCGCGGACCGGTGTTCCTGCCGGTACGGCTGCTCGCCACCGCCTACGTGGACTTCTTCCTCGGGCTGCCGATGATCATCTGCCTGTTGGTGATGATCACCGGGGTGCCGGCGCTGCGGCTGACCGGGGTGACCACCGATCCGCTGCTGCTGGGCGGGGTGGCGCTGGTGCTGACGTATTCGGCGTACGTGTCGGAGGTGTTCCGCTCCGGCATCGAGTCGGTGCACCCGAGCCAGCGGGCCGCGGCGCGCTCGCTGGGGCTGACCAACGCGCAGGCGATGCGGTACGTGGTGCTGCCGCAGGCCGTCCGGCGGGTGGTGCCGCCGCTGCTGAACAACCTGGTGAGCCTGCAGAAGGACACCGGGCTGGTCTCGATCGGCGGCGCGATCGACGCGGTGTACGCGGCGAAGATCATCGCGGCCCGGTCGTTCAACTTCACCCCGTACCTGCTGGCGGGGCTGGTGTTCATCGTGCTGACCATTCCGCTGACCCGGTTCGCCGACTGGCTGACCGCCCGGATGAACCGTCGGCAGTTCCAGGGAGGTGCGGTATGACCACGGCCGGAGGCCCCGGGACCGAAGTGCTCCGGCTGGAGTCGGTGCGCAAGACCTTCGGCGGGCAGGTGGTGTTGCGCGACGTGGACCTCGCCGTGCCCGAGCACTCGGTGACGGCGCTGATCGGGGCGTCCGGCTCCGGGAAGTCCACGCTGATGCGGTGCGTCAACCTGCTGGAGAGCCTGGACGACGGCGCGATCTTCCTGGACGGCGAGGAGATCACCGATCCGCGTGCGGACGAGGACGCCGTGCGGCGCCGGATCGGGGTGGTATTCCAGTCGTACAACCTGTTCCCGCACATGACGGTGCTGGAGAACATCACGCTCGCGCCGCGCCGGGTGCACGGGGTCGCGCGGGCCGAGGCCGAGGCTCGGGCGCTGGAACTGCTCGACCGGCTCGGGCTGGCGGCCAAGGCGAAGGAGTACCCGGACCGGCTCTCCGGCGGGCAGCAGCAGCGCGTCGCCATCGTGCGGGCGCTGGCCACCGGCCCCCGGCTGCTGCTCCTGGACGAGATCACCGCGGCGCTCGACCCGGTGCTGGTCGGGGAGGTGCTCTCGGTGGTGCGCGACCTCAAGGAGCAGGGGATGACGATGGTCATCTCCACCCACGAGATGGGCTTCGCGCGCGAGGTCGCCGACCAGGTCTGCTTCCTGGACGGCGGGGTGGTGCTCGAACAGGGGCCGCCGGAGCAGGTGTTCGGGGATCCGCGGGAGGAGCGGACCCGGCGGTTCCTCAGCCGGGTGGTCGCCTCGGGGCGGCTCCAGGGCTGAGGCCGGCGGCGGGACCGGGTGTGCGGAGGACCGGGTGTGCGGCGGGCCGGGTATGGGACGGACCACGTGTACGGCCGACCGGTGTGCGGCCGCGGCTCTCACCACAGCGGCCACCACCGTGCGCCCCCGTACGCGCCTGGCCGCGCCCGGTGCGGAGCGGTGATCGTGGACCGGACGACCGTCGCCGCGCGCGGGGTCGGCGAACAGATGACAGCTGACAGATGACGGATCACAGATAACAGCCGACAGATTTCATCATCTGTTCGCTGAACACTGTTCGCTGTTCGCTGTTCGTCGTTCGCCGCCTCCCGTCGCCCACCGCCCCGGGAGGCCACCGTTGCACGGACCCGCCCTGGTCAACTGGCTCCTCGCCCTCCTCACCGCCGCCGCCGGCGCCACCTGCCTGGCCCGGCTGCGGCGCTCCGCCTGCGCCCCCGGCGGCGCGCACCGGCCGCTCGCCCGGGAGTCCGACGCCGCCGAGGCCCTGATGGGCCTCGGCATGGCCGCGATGGCCGTCACCGGCGCGACCGTCCCGCCCACCGTGTGGGCCGCCCTCTTCGGCCTCCCCGCCGTCGCCTTCCTGCTCGCCGCCGCACACGCCCCCGCCGGCCGGGCCCACCGGCTGCACCACGCGGTCGGCGCGCTCGCCATGACGTACATGGCCCTCGCCATGGCCGCAGCCTCCGGCCACCAGCACCACCACACCGCCGCCCAGGGCCTGCCACTGCTGACCGGAGCCCTCCTCCTCTACTTCGGCGGGTACACCCTCTGGGCCGGCAGCCGCCTGCTGCGCACCCCCGCCGGCACCCTCGCCATCGGCACCACAGGGCTGCCGCACGCCTGCCGGCTCACCATGGGCATCGGCATGTTCGCCATGCTCCTGACCATGTGAGGCCGCCACGCACGCGCCAAGGCCGCGGTGTGCGCGTGGCGTTGGTCACTGGCCGGCCGAAAGCCGTTCCACCGGGCTTCGCCAGCACATAGGTTGGCGGGGAGCGCGCTGTCGCGTTCCGTGCGTACTCGGGGAGCCCATGCGATGCCTGCCCTGATCGGCCTGCTGCTGCTCGGACTGCTGCTCTCGACCCTCGCGCCCCGGCTGCTGGCCCGGGCCTGCTGGGTGGAGCGCGAACCGGTGCTGGCGCTGCTGGTGTGGCAGTGCCTCGTGGTGGCGGTGCTGCTGTGCTGCACGCTGGGGCTGGTGCTGGCCGCCTCCGCCGCGATGCCGGAGCTGCGCGCTCTGGTGTTCGCCGGTGCGCCGCACGGGGTGGAGGCCGCGTACGGGCTGCAGGAAGCCGAGGGCTGGGGGCGGCTGTGCGCCGCGGTGCTGGCGGCGGGCGGGGTGCAGACGGTCCTGGCGCTCACCCGCGAGGTCCGGACGGCCAAGGCGCTGCGCGACCGTCGCCATGCCCAACTGGCGGATCGGGCGCCGGAGTTGCCGGAGTCGATCGAAGCCGCCCGGAGTCGCCGGGAGCGGCTGGTGGTGCTGGAGAACGTGCGCCCCGAGGCATGGTCGCTGCCCGGTCCGGACTCCCGCCTGGTGGTCACCACCGGCGCTCTCCAGCAGCTGACCGACCGGGAGTTGGCGGCCGTGCTGAGCCATGAGCGCGGCCACGTCCGGGCCCGGCACCACTGGCTGCAGCAGTTCGCCCAGGCGCTCGCCTCGGGCTTCCCCGGCGTCGGGGTGTTCGCCGCCTTCCGGGACCAGGTGGCCGAACTGGTCGAGCTGGCGGCCGACGACCGGGCCGCGCGCCGGCACGGCCGGCACACCACCGCCCTCGCCCTGGCCGAACTCAACCTGGACCGCGGGGTGTTCGGCTCCTGCCCGCCCGGCCTGGCACAGTCCCCGAAGCGGGTGGACCGGCTGCTCGCAGGCCGCCCCAGGCTCTCCGTCCCGCACCGACTGCACCTGACCGTCGCGGCGCTCGCCGCACCCGCCGCGGCCGTCCTGCTGGCGTTCGCCCCGGGTCTGCACTCGCTCCTCTGACCGTCACCGGCGGCGAGTTGACGTCACGTCAACTCGCGGGGTCGTCCACACAGAGCGGGCCGAGCGGACTGCCGAGGGTCAGATCCAGCACCTCGCGGTGGAGCGGCCGAGCCTGCTCGTAGCGGTCCCGGCCGGCATCGGTGAGGGTGAGCACGATGCCCCGCCGGTCGCTCTCGCACATCGCCCGGGTGACCAGTCCGGCCTTCTCCAGGCGGGCGATCAGCCGGGAGAGCGCGCTCTGGCTCAGGTGGACGGTGGGAGCCAGCTCGGTCACCCGCAGCGCGTGCCCACCGCCCGCGTCGCAGCCCTCGACGAGGCGTTCCAGCACTTCGAATTCACTCATGCCCAGCCCGAACCGGTCGCCCAGCTCGCGGTCGAGCATGCAGGCGGCCGCAGCGTGCCGGGCCAGCAGGTCGCGCCACTGCGCGACGAGACCGGCCTCCGCCGAGGAGTCGAGTTCAGCCACACCGCCACCCTAGCATGTGCGCCGTAAATTATTGCGTTCACATCTAATTCATTTGCATTGAATGCACACGCATGTACTGTCCTCCCATGACCACCGCGACCGTCACGCCACCCGACGCTCCGTCAACCAGCGGGCTGCACTGGACACCCCGCCTCTGGGGCACGCTGATCGTGCTCTGCGCCGCCATGTTCCTGGACGCCCTGGACGTCTCCATGGTCGGCGTCGCCCTTCCGTCCATCGGCTCCGAGCTGCACCTGTCCACCTCCGCCCTGCAGTGGGTGGTCTCCGGCTACGTGCTCGGCTACGGCGGCCTGCTGCTGCTCGGCGGCCGCGCCGCCGACCTGCTCGGCCGCCGCCGGGTCTTCCTGGTCGCCCTGGGCGCCTTCGCCGCCGCCTCGCTGGTCGGCGGCCTCGTCGACGACGGCGGACTGCTGATCGCGGCCCGCTTCCTCAAGGGCGTCAGCGCCGCCTTCACCGCCCCCGCGGGCCTGTCGATCATCACCACCACCTTCGCCGAGGGCCCGGCCCGCAACCGCGCACTGTCGATCTACACCACCTGCGGCGCCAGCGGCTTCTCGCTCGGCCTGGTGCTGAGCGGCCTGCTCACCTCGGTCGGCTGGCGCTGGACCTTCCTGATGCCCGTCCCGGTCGCGTTGCTCGCCCTGGTCTTCGCCGTCCGGCTGCTCCCCCGCCCGGTCGAGGAGCCCGCCAAGGGCGGGTACGACGTGCTGGGCGCCATCACCGGCACCGCGACCGTCCTGCTGCTGGTCTTCACCGTCACCGAGGCACAGAGCGCCGGCTGGCTGAGCCTGCGCACGCTCGGCTCCCTGGTCGTGGTCGCCGCGCTGGCCGCCGCCTTTCTGCTGGTCGAGAGCCGCACCGCCCACCCGCTGGTCCGGCTCGGCATCTTCCGCAACGGTTCGGTCGCCCGGGCCAACGTGGTCGCCTTCGCGATGACCGGTGCGTACGGCGGCTTCCAGTTCGTGGTCACGCTCTACCTCCAGCACCTGCTCGGCTGGTCGGCCCTGCAGATGGCCCTCGGGCTGCTGCCGGCCGGTGCGTTCATCGCGCTCTCGGCGCCGTTCATGGGCCCGATCGTGGACCGCTTCGGCACCGGTCGGCTGCTGCCGCTCGGCCTGCTGGCCCTGGTCG
The genomic region above belongs to Streptomyces sp. 1331.2 and contains:
- a CDS encoding M56 family metallopeptidase, whose product is MPALIGLLLLGLLLSTLAPRLLARACWVEREPVLALLVWQCLVVAVLLCCTLGLVLAASAAMPELRALVFAGAPHGVEAAYGLQEAEGWGRLCAAVLAAGGVQTVLALTREVRTAKALRDRRHAQLADRAPELPESIEAARSRRERLVVLENVRPEAWSLPGPDSRLVVTTGALQQLTDRELAAVLSHERGHVRARHHWLQQFAQALASGFPGVGVFAAFRDQVAELVELAADDRAARRHGRHTTALALAELNLDRGVFGSCPPGLAQSPKRVDRLLAGRPRLSVPHRLHLTVAALAAPAAAVLLAFAPGLHSLL
- a CDS encoding MarR family winged helix-turn-helix transcriptional regulator; protein product: MAELDSSAEAGLVAQWRDLLARHAAAACMLDRELGDRFGLGMSEFEVLERLVEGCDAGGGHALRVTELAPTVHLSQSALSRLIARLEKAGLVTRAMCESDRRGIVLTLTDAGRDRYEQARPLHREVLDLTLGSPLGPLCVDDPAS
- a CDS encoding MFS transporter, which produces MTTATVTPPDAPSTSGLHWTPRLWGTLIVLCAAMFLDALDVSMVGVALPSIGSELHLSTSALQWVVSGYVLGYGGLLLLGGRAADLLGRRRVFLVALGAFAAASLVGGLVDDGGLLIAARFLKGVSAAFTAPAGLSIITTTFAEGPARNRALSIYTTCGASGFSLGLVLSGLLTSVGWRWTFLMPVPVALLALVFAVRLLPRPVEEPAKGGYDVLGAITGTATVLLLVFTVTEAQSAGWLSLRTLGSLVVVAALAAAFLLVESRTAHPLVRLGIFRNGSVARANVVAFAMTGAYGGFQFVVTLYLQHLLGWSALQMALGLLPAGAFIALSAPFMGPIVDRFGTGRLLPLGLLALVGAFALFLRLDEHSSYPALVLPSMLLLGVGFALAFPSVNIAATDGVGDEEQGLASGLVNTAIQVGTAVVLAGATAMITAGSAGGDSPQAQLDGYRPALVFVTVVSLIGLAVAAAGALVDRRRKAIPVSVPDYDYPSAGSTSTRSGVLTER
- a CDS encoding amino acid ABC transporter permease; protein product: MSPGLSGDLGGDLGEGVGGGVGAEVAHGAKGRPLDDGYRPSERRLAHEAYRRARARRSALIAAASTLATAVALYLLIVNSPGWEVTRRTFFNLDYARRAFPEVLKGLRLNLELMLGCGVLILVFGLLLAVLRTLRGPVFLPVRLLATAYVDFFLGLPMIICLLVMITGVPALRLTGVTTDPLLLGGVALVLTYSAYVSEVFRSGIESVHPSQRAAARSLGLTNAQAMRYVVLPQAVRRVVPPLLNNLVSLQKDTGLVSIGGAIDAVYAAKIIAARSFNFTPYLLAGLVFIVLTIPLTRFADWLTARMNRRQFQGGAV
- a CDS encoding amino acid ABC transporter ATP-binding protein, whose translation is MTTAGGPGTEVLRLESVRKTFGGQVVLRDVDLAVPEHSVTALIGASGSGKSTLMRCVNLLESLDDGAIFLDGEEITDPRADEDAVRRRIGVVFQSYNLFPHMTVLENITLAPRRVHGVARAEAEARALELLDRLGLAAKAKEYPDRLSGGQQQRVAIVRALATGPRLLLLDEITAALDPVLVGEVLSVVRDLKEQGMTMVISTHEMGFAREVADQVCFLDGGVVLEQGPPEQVFGDPREERTRRFLSRVVASGRLQG
- a CDS encoding ABC transporter substrate-binding protein, producing the protein MEPRMTLRKPSVALPLVALVAAAALSACAPQDSTSDAASGASGAAGTAAGCAPGALGTRTAGTLTVGTDKPAYDPWFSEDKPENGKGFESAVAYAVAEKLGYPKDKVSWVVAPFGKATAPGAKDFDFDINQVSISDERKQAVDFSSGYYDVRQAVIALKNSKAAGARTIADLKGAKLGAQVGTTSLDTITNTIKPSSQPAVFDSNDLAKAALKNGQVEALVVDLPTAFYITGAEVPEAQVVGQFESASQGEQFGLVLDKGSKLTGCVSQAVDALRADGTLAKLEKQWLSDAVSAPVLK
- a CDS encoding SDR family NAD(P)-dependent oxidoreductase, yielding MTTSTNAPLAGKVIAVAGASGPAGRAVLRRLTADGATVIGADIDAHRLESALDATRVAVRGAKVSGQVIDLLDPQEVHDWADHLESEHGHVDGLFHLVGGWRGSKTFFDSRLDDWDFLHDTVVRTLQHTSLAFQPALVRSPAGRYAMISAAAAHKPTAGGAAYAAAKAATEAWTLAMADSFKKETTSPDGEPTAAAAILVIKALVSPEMRAEKPEAKFAGFTDTADLAEHLAGLWDRPAAELNGQHLWLTAR
- a CDS encoding DUF5134 domain-containing protein produces the protein MHGPALVNWLLALLTAAAGATCLARLRRSACAPGGAHRPLARESDAAEALMGLGMAAMAVTGATVPPTVWAALFGLPAVAFLLAAAHAPAGRAHRLHHAVGALAMTYMALAMAAASGHQHHHTAAQGLPLLTGALLLYFGGYTLWAGSRLLRTPAGTLAIGTTGLPHACRLTMGIGMFAMLLTM
- a CDS encoding DUF6421 family protein, whose product is MQNLSPRLAAAAVAPVSTLAGHPAWLRLKEAVETLRPLQSKDGSIDLAAVQRHTVDPLVATVRSAIEELAPNFPHDAAYLAAVDADLAKWADTGYREPDFLDSLLAFQPADQREDGLEHLVVFPMYTQNGNPDHNLEAVLLRVVWPDWLAELERTRFDNPMFVPITFTDFTAGYDTNSAVLFPETVAVRKAPERFTWGGIFCDREAARFRAVTTSAVQQLGLEIPADAEGLLQDQQRAQETFVLWDLVHDRTHSHGDLPFDPFMIKQRSPFWMYGLEELRCDLTTFKEAVKLEGEGNPHARDVQYAILFDRLFRFPVSGDRVRNYDGLGGQLLFAYLHKHDALRWRDNRLSIDWDRAQQVTNALCGEIETLYRDGIDRPKPAHWIAAYQLVSRYLTPHPASTWAKGPEALPLDLIDGKALNKALCDAVLPDEFPLSMFYEALSKKLRGVIAATAGITGAGIQGVAA